The genome window GCCTCCGGAGCAGAATGCATCACCGGCACCGGTAATGACGAAACAACCGATGTCATCATTTTCATCGGCAGCCAGCAATGCAGTGCGAAGCGAATCCAGCATGCTCTCGCTCAAGGCGTTCTTTTTTTCGGGCCGGTTTAGCTTGGCTACCATCACCCGGCCAACGGTACTGACTTCTAGATCAGACATCATATTCCCTCAGTTCGATATGGACACGCCGCCCGTGCAAAACCACACTCGTTGCCCGCTGCGCTATTGCTCGGCCTGAGCCAGTGCACGGTGTCGTGCATGCTCGTCCCGAGCCTGCAACAATGCAGCTCTCAGCGAACGATTGAGCCACCGCTTGTTTTCGGCAAACGTGCGCGGGTTCTTTGCCCCCAACGCCTGCCCCAGCGCCGAAGCTTTCAAATGGAGTTCGTCTCGCAGGGCTACCTCGCGGACCAGCCCTCTCGCCAATGCTTCGGTAGCCTTCATCGCCCTGCCACTCTGAATCAGATCAAGCGCCAAAGCGCGTCCGCCGATGACCTCTAAAATGTTTGCACCCGAGAAGGTGGCGATACCCAAATCAATTTCGGGCAGCGACAGTTTCGCGGTATCGACGGCGACACAGGCATCCGCCAAGAGCGCAAGCATCGCGCCACCTCCCGTCGCGGTACCATTGAGCACTGTGACAACTGGCTTGGGGCAGTCCATCACGGCGTCCTGTAGCGCCGCCAACGCCAACGACCTTCGTTCACGCTGGCGTGCCGTATCACCATCCGCCGGTTGTTCACGAATATCGACCCCTGCGCAGAACACGCGCTCACCAGACCCGGTCAACATCACCGCGTTTATCTGCGGGTCATCAGTGGCCGCCTGCAGTGCAGCCGTCATACGCTCCATCATATCCACCGTCATCGCATTCGCCTTAGCGGCACGATTAAGAGTGATCCACAGGAGCGACTCATGTCGCTCAACCGTCAACTCGCTGGCTAGTTCATCCACGGACATCTTCCTCTACGTGCTTGTTTTTATTTCATCGAGACACACGACCCGAGTTCTACTGGGGAGTCTTTTGTCCCGACACAAACATGTCCGCGAAAAACTCTTCCTCGGGGAGTTTGCGTAAGGCCACAAAATCCTGCCTTGCCGATTGCACGACGACGGGCGCTCCACAGGCATAGACCTGATGCTGGGAAAGATCCTCGTAATCTTCCATGACTGCACGGTGAACAAAGCCGACCCGACCTTCCCATAGGTCGTCGGGGTGCGCTTCTGACAGGACAGGTATGAACGTGACGTTGTGACTTTTCGTCCAAGCCTCGGCAACGGAACTCAAATACAGATCCGAGGCCCTTCGCCCGCCCCAATAGAGCGTTATTTCACGACTCGATGCTTTTTCAAGTTCGCGCTCAATCATGGCTTTGATCGGTGCGAACCCTGTGCCGCTGGCAACGAAGACCATTGGTTTGTTACTGTCTTCACGCACAAAAAAAGTACCTAGCGGGCCTTCAAGGCGCACCAGGTCGTTTTCTTTCATGACATTGAAAACGTGTTGGCTAAACGGGCCACCGTAATTCCTGAGATGCAATTCCAACACGTTGTCGTCGGGCACGTTTGCCAGCGACAAACTGCGACGAATACCGCCTGGCATCACCACGTTGATGTATTGCCCAGGCAAAAACCTGAAAGACTCCTTGGCAGGAAGGCGCAGGCGAATTCTCATCACATCCTCGGCCAGGCGCTCGAGACGATCGACACGGGAAACAAGCCGACGAATAGGGATGTCTTGCGTTGCTTCCACCACCTCGCAGGCGATCGTCAATGCGGTTAAAGCCTTTGCCTGGCACAGGAGCGCGTATCCCTGCTGCCGGTCCTCGTTGGAAAGTATCGCCATGCTGGACTCCGCATGATCGACCACCCCGTCGAGTACTTTGGCCCGACAGGTTCCGCAGATGCCATTTTGACAACTGTAGGGCAGTTGACACCCGCTTTTGAGGGCGGCAGCAAGTATCGTATCGTCTTGCTGCACCTCGAACGTGCGGTCGATAGGCTTCACATTGACCCGATGCGTCAATGTGGCGGACAGGCTGTCATTCATAGCGATTCACCCCTTTACAGAATGTTTTGTACATTGCTCTTCCTCGCGACAAGCTTGGGGGCGGTTCATTAACCGCGCACAATCAAGGCGTCCGCGGCAATCACACCGTGGGGCAATACAAACATTGGATTGATGTCGATTTCGGCTATATCGCTGCGCTGCTGCCAGGCAAATTGCGATAACGCCACCAACGCGCGGGCAACAGCATCGACGTCAAGGGGAGGCGCGCCCCGAACCCCGTTCATGATCACGCTGCATTGCAATTCATCGAGCATTTCCATAGCGGTTGGCAGGCCGAAAGGGGCGATTCGACACGCGGAATCCTTCAGTACTTCCGCATAAATCCCACCTGCGCCGACTACCACCACTGGGCCAAATGAAGGATCCTTGACCACCCCGGCAATCAGTTCGAAGCCACCTGTCACCATCTCGGAAACGAGGACACCTTCAATGTGGGCGGCAGGCACATGCCGTTGCGCGCTGGCTAACACCTGCTCGATCGCTGACTCCAGCTCCTGGGCTGTCCGAATGCCGACCTTTACGCCGCCTATTTCGGTTTTGTGCGCAATGTCCGCAGAGACAATCTTGACGACTAGGGGCGCTTTGACTTTGTCGAACAGCGCAGTGTCAAAACCCTTCACGATCAGGTCGGTTGTGACGGGGATACCGATGGAACGCAGCATTTCCTTGGACTCGACCTCGGACAACGATGCCCGACTGCCAACGGCGGTGCTAAGCGGTACAGAAGCTCGCTCTACTTTGAGCCCCTCATCCTCTTGCATCTGCAAAATGCGCGATTGAGTCCGCTTGAATCGCATCAGCATTGCGATAGCTTTGGCGGCTCGCGACGGCGAAGGCAACACCGGAATTCCCGCATCAGCGAATACACGCAGCGCCTCTGCAACCTGAACGCTGGGGGCTGAGGAAAAAACCAGGATCGGCTTCGACGCCGACGCGGCAATTCGGGCCAATACCTGGGCTGCCGCCAGGCTGCCAGAGGCGCCTGTGGTTGCCAGGTTAATGCAAAGCGATCCTACGGCGGGGTCTTCAAGCGTCGCGCTTACAGCGGCTTCCAACTTCTGCGCATTGGCCGCTGAAAAATACCCTGCGGTAAGGTCGATTGGATTATGGACGGCCCCGATGTTAGGCACGACCGCCAGCAGCTTTTGCTGGGTATCGTTACCAAGTTCACACAAGGTCAGACCTTCAGGCTCACCCGCATCTGCGAATACGATCGCAGACCCGCCTGATACCCCCATCACCGCGACACCCCCATTGTCCGGGTATTTTTTGCTTTCCAATGCCTTGAGGAAATCCACTGCTTCATGGATCTCTCTGATCTCGACGATCCCCGTTTGCTTGAACAGGGCACGATAGAAATCATAGACACCCGTCATGCTGGCGGTATGCGATGCGGCCGCTAGTGCGCCCTGCTCGGTGACGCCCCCCTTCCACAGCAGGATCGGCTTGCCGCGCGCCGTAGCCTTGCGGCCGATTTCCAACAGCGCACGACCGTCATTGGTTCCCTCGATATAGGCGACGATGGTGTGTGTCTCGTCATCATCAAGCAGCGCCTCAATGAGCTGTACCGTGTTGACATCGCTTTCGTTGCCCGTCGCGATGACATGCCGGAAACCAATACCGGCTTCGGCACATGCAAGGGCGATGCTGTAGCCGAATCCCCCACTCTGCGTCACCAGCGATACCGACCCTTTCTCGAGTTTCGGTTCACGCGTAATGCTACCGAATGCGGCGTAGACACGAGAATGGATGTTGGCAAAACCGAGGCAGTTGGGCCCGATAATACGCATGCCCGCCGCCCGGGCAATCGCGAGCATTTTCTCCTCCCGGAGAATCCCTTCCGGACCGCTCTCTCGAAAGCCACCGCTCAGAACCACCGCAAAAGGAACCTTCTTCTGCGCACTCGATTCCAGCACGGCTAAAACACCCTGCGCAGGAACGCCAACCACTACGAGGTCGACGTCGCCTTCGATATCGGCAACGGACCCATAGCACTTCAAACCTTCAAAGGTTTCGTATTTGGGATTCACCGGATAGATCGCACCGGTGTATCCATTGCTCATCAGAGCTCTTACGGCCTGAGAGCCGGGACGTCCCGCATCCTCCGACACGCCTACAACCGCAATCGAACGTGGTTCAAGCAAGTTTTTGTAATTATTCATATCGGTACTGAAGCCCTTGATCGATATCGAAAATCGGGAGACGAGGTAAAGAGATGCAGTCGTTTCTCTGCTCTCCCCAAAAGCAGAGCTGCCACGGTGCACTGTCGTCCGCAGCCAGCCGAAAGTCAATTATTTTTGGAATTGGTTCCAATGAATGAAACCTAAAACACCCTTTTACACAAGCTTGAACCGGCGCTAACCCAGCACGCATCTGTTACGCACAAGTTCCACTCATTGAAACTTGTGCTAATTATCAAAACACATGCTAGTATGATTTTGCGTCGACCGAGGGCAGCTACGGCCTCGTATGGACGGTTGATTTGTCCTGCATACATGCAGATTCAATAGGAGCATTGGTGATGATTTACACGCGCAGTGGGGCAGACGCCCTTGCAAACCGGAGCGTTATCGTTTCGCCCGGTACCGGAAACCAGCATTGGGGAACGACCTTCTTTGGCCCGCGGAGCTCTCAAGCGCGGGCCCCAGGCCCTCAGGCGACAATGTCTGAACTCAGAGCACACGAAGCAGTAGTGCCCCATTTCCACGGGGTGTCGATGTTTCAGTTGTTCATCGCTGGCAGTGGCACACTGGGTAATCGCGGGCAGGTACTTGAGCCGCTCACCGTCCAGTTCAAAGACCATCACACGGCTTACGGGCCGATCGTGGCGGGTCCGCAAGGGCTGTCCTTCGTCGCCATGCGGATGTACACCGGAAACTCCCAACCGGTCTATTTGAGTGAGCCTGGCTACCGGGAACAACTGCGTCCCAGCAAACGCCGGCACCTGACGTCCGAGCCCATCAAGTTCTCCATTGCCCCTGTGATGCAGGCCCGCGAAGAAGCGAGTTGGGAACTGCTTTTTGAAGATGAGGCAGATGGCCTGCGCGCTCAGGTATTACGATTGGGCGCTGGTATGAAGGTGGACGGTCCGCCCCCTGGTATTGCGTCGGGTTATTACGTTTTCGTCGGAAACGGCAGCGTGCTGCATGGCGAAGAGGAGCTTCCTCTCTGGTCCATGATCGTCGTGGAATCAACTGAGGAAAAGTTCGAGATCCAAGCAGGTGACCAAGGTGCCGAGGTTCTCGTGCTCCAGTACCCCCGGGAAGAGATTTGAAGTAGGGGTTCCCTCCGGCGAACTGACATTCGCTGGTCGTGTGCCCAACCTTAACGCGTAAGAAACACAGCTTCACCCTATCAAACAATAAACAAGTCTACGCCCCTGAGGGGGAGTAAAAGGCTTTGCACAATGGAGTTCGTTATGAGCATTGGCGTAACGTTCAATTTCAAAAGGCTGGTCGCGCCGATATCCGGCGCGCCCCCCAGCCGGCTATTCGCTACGACCGCTTTACCCACGCTGACACAACTCGACATGCCTGCACCGCACACAGCGATAAACGCGACAAGCATCCATGTCTGTAGGAAACGTTCGGATAGAAAAAGCACCAGTGCTCATGGAGCGCTCAAAAAACTCCAGCTCCGCAGCCTGCTGGCCTGTCTGGCCCTTGGCGCCGCCAGCGTCGCTACAGGCGCATATGCCGGGCCACTCCCCCCCTCTTCAGCATTGGCCTACGACAAGCAGACCCAAGGCCCAGTACCCATCCCGGTATCGGAACGAGGCCTTCCAACGGTTACTGCTCAAACCTGGTTCAAAGCATCCAACGAAGGACGGATACTGGAAGGCGCCATATTTGACCGCGAGGGCAACCTGCTTTTCTGTGATGTTTCGGGTAAACGCGTACTTCGCCTCTCGCCGACCAAACAGCTTTCAATCGTAGCCACGATAGAGAACCTCTCCCCTGGCGGACTGGCATTTCATCCCGACGGACGTCTGTTCATCGCGGCTCTCGATCTGAACCGCAACCTCGGCGCGATTTTCGCGGTCAAACCCGATGGCACGGGAATGCAAACCATCATCGCGCAAGACACCGGATTCATGCCCAATGACTTGGCGTTCAACAAACAGGGTGGTTTCTACTTCAGTGATTTCAAAGGTATCTCGACCGAGCCAAAGGGCGGGATCTATTACGTTTCTCCCGATCTTTCGCCTCCCGTTGTCGTCTTGCCGCATCTCTCGATGGCCAACGGCGTTACGCTAAGTCCAGACGGAAAAACGCTGTGGGCAACCGAATTTGGCCGCAACCTTCTGCATCGCATCGACCTGGCCAACGCTACTACCATCGCCACCATCAGTTCGTCCATCCCCTACCGTTTCACGGGGCCCTCCCCCGATTCGATGCGGGTCGACGCCGATGGCAATGTCTATGTGGCGATCTATGGGCAAGGTCGTGTAATGGTCTTTAACCAGATCGGTATCCCGATTGGCCAGGTGCTGCTGCCGGGGCGCGAACAAGGGCACAATCTGCTATCGACTAGCCTCGCAATTGATCCCCATACGAACACCTTGTACTCCGTCACCAGTGATGGAGATAAGGGGCAAGGAGCGACAATATTCCACGCCAAGGTGTTTACCCATGGCTTGCCGCCGGCGTCATTCAAATGAGCCGTCTCAATGTTTGTTCCCCACACGTGTGTCCTATTGATCACATGGAGAAACCCCTATGACCCCTATTGGCGCAGAGCCTGACTCTTTGAATGCCAAGCGCGATACGACAAAAGCCTCGCGATGGGTATGTCGTATCTTTGCCATTGTATTACTGATGCTTGGGCTGGCCCTTTCCATTGGCGGTATCATCTTGGTTGCGGACGCAGGTTCTGCGTACTACCTGATTACCGGGCTGGCCTTCATCACAAGCGCTGTACTTCTCTGGCGCGGCGATGCGCGAGGGATTTGGGTCTATGCCGCAATGCTGGTCTGGACCACGGCCTGGAGTTTGTGGGAGGTGGGTTTTAACGGCTGGCAACTGGCGCCGCGGCTCATTGGTCCGTTTGTTCTCGGCGCAGTACTTCTGCTACCGCATTTCACCCGACTCAAGCCAGCGCCGAGCACCCGGAAACTTCCACGCGGCTGGCCATCGTTTGCCGGCGGTCTGGTCGCTGCAATTGCTTTGGGGAGCGTCAGCCACGCTTTCGGACCCGATGCCCCGGACTTTCCGATGTTGAGACGCGGCGTGCAATCGCAGGCGCCAGCGAAACTACCTCAACCACTGGCCAACAACGAGCGTACCGACTGGCAAGCCTACGGCAATGACCAGGGCGGGACCCGCTTCAGTCCGCTTGCAGACATAGACACAACCAACGTCTCGAAACTGGTCAAAGTCTGGGAAGCCGACATGGCGCCAGTGAACGGCGATCTCAACGCGATCGAAGGCACCCCCATCATGATGGGTAGCTCCCTGTACGCGTGTGATGGCAATAACGGTATCCATGCATTCGATGCGGAAACCGGCAAAGAATTGTGGCGCCGCGACATTTCCAACGGCGTACCGCAGTCGGGCAAACCTTGTCGGGGTGTGGCGTACTACAAAGTGCCTGACGCCAATGGGTTTTGCTCAGAGCGCATCTACGCCCCCAGCCACAACCCCACGCTGGTGGCACTGGATGCGAAAACCGGTGAGTATTGCCCTGGGTTTGGTAACAACGGCGCAGTCGATCTGACAAAGGGCGTCGCACCTTACCCCCATGGCTTGTTCTATGTCAGCTCGGCACCGCAAGTCATCCGCGGCAAGATTGTCGTCGGTGGCGGCATTCCCGACGGGCAATACTGGGGTGGTCCGTCCGGCGTTATCAGGGCGTTTGATGCAGTAACAGGCGAACTCGCCTGGGCCTTTGATGCCGGCGCGCCAAATCGCCTCGGCCTGCCACCTGAAGGACAGTATTACACGCCTTCCACGCCCAACAGCTGGGCCCCGATCAGCGCGGATGAGAAGCTCGGTCTTGTCTATTTGCCAGTGGGCAACGCGACACCTGATGCTTACGGTGGGCAGCGCCGTCCCTATGACGAGGACATCTCCAGTGCGGTGATCGCTCTCGACGCGGAGACTGGTCGACTGCGCTGGAAATTTCAGGCCACGCACCATGACATCTGGGATTATGACGTCGCTTCTCAGCCCACTCTGTTGAATTGGCCTACCGCAAAGGGCATGCGGCCAGCACTGATCCAACCAACCAAGCGCGGCGAGATTTTCGTGCTCGACCGCGAGACTGGCGAGCCGATCAAGGCGGTGGAAGAACAGCCTGTGCCTCAGCGTGATATTGCTAAAGGCGAATGGCTGTCCCCTACCCAACCTGCCTCTGTCGAGCTCCCTGCTTTCAGGGGGCCTCAACTGCGCGAAAAAGACATGTGGGGGGCGACGCCGATCGACCAGATGGTTTGCCGGATCATGTTCAAACAATCGCGCTACGAGGGCCAGTTCACGCCCATCACGCTCGACAAAAATGTCTTGATCGATCCCGGTTCAATGGGGGGTGTGAACTGGAATGGCATCTCGCTGGACGTTGATCGTGGGCTGATGATCGTCAACTGGACTCAGGTCCCTGACCGAATCGAGTTGGTCACACGCGAAGAAGCAACGCAACGCAATTTCAGGATTGCACCGGGTCTGGACGCAGGGGGACAAGCCGAGCAGCCTATGCTTGACACGCCCTACGGTGCTTATCGGGTCAACTTCCTTTCGCAGCTTGGCATTCCTTGCAATGCGCCGCCTTGGGGCCTGATTGGCGCTGTTGATCTTGTCAGTGGCAAGCTCATCTGGTCCAAGCCATTTGGCTCACCGCGTGACATTGGCCCGTTCGGTCTGCCGACCCTGGTCTCCATCCCAATCGGTACACCGACCGCCGGTGGCGCCGTGACGACACGTGGCGGCCTGGTATTTATCGGTGGTGCAGCAGAGCATACGTTCCGTGCCTTGGATGCCGCCACCGGCCGGGAGCTGTGGAGCAGCCGCCTGGCCACCAGCGCCAATGCCACACCCATGACCTACCGCAGTCCTGTGAGCGGAAGGCAATTTGTGGTGGTCGCCGAAGGTGGGCGCCCGCATTATCGTACGAAGCCTGGTTCGAAGCTGGTTGCCTTTGCAATTCCAGACAGCAAGTGATCGCTGCTGACAATAGCTGATCGACTAAGGAGCCAGGCCATCGCGACCTGTCTCCAAAGTCTTGGACAGGGCAAATTTGCCTGCCTCTGAAATGGGTCTATATCCATTTCAGTATCAAAACGCCCGGTGCATTAGCATCGGGCGTTTTGTATTTCAGGGAGAGTGGTAACGCCTGCCACATATCCCCCTGCACAGAAACATCACCCTTCACTAAAACTGAAGCCCTCACCTCTAAATCCGCCTTTCGCCGCGATGAGCCCATCCCTATGGTTAATCCACTGGCCGGCAGTCACTTCGCCCTGCCAGTGAATCGAGGAGATACGATGGTCGACGTTCTGGTGATAGGTGGCGGCAACGCTGCGTTATGTGCCGCATTGATGGCACGAGAGGCTGGCGCCAGCGTGATGCTGCTGGAAGGCTCGCCGAAAGTCTGGCGCGGCGGAAATTCGCAGCACACGCGCAACCTGCGCTGCATGCACGATGCGCCTCAGGATGTGCTGGTCGATGCCTATCCCGAAGAAGAATATTGGCAAGATCTGCTTAAAGTCACCGGTGGTCTTACCAACGAGAAACTGGCGCGCATCGCCATTCGCGCATCGTCATCTTGCCGTGATTGGATGCGTTCACATGGTGTGCACTTTCAGCCGCCCTTGTCGGGTGCTCTTCATGTGGCTCGCACCAACGCGTTTTTCATGGGCGGCGGCAAGGCATTGGTCAATGCCTACTTTCGCAGCGCCGAACGCCTGGGCGTGAAGATCCGTTATGACGCTCAAGTCACCGACATAGAACTGGAAAACGGTGCTTTCGTCGCAGCTCACCTGGCCGAACGCATGATAGGTGGACAGCGATTCCCAGCGGAACGTATCGAAGCACGCGCTTGCGTCCTGGCGGCTGGCGGGTTTGAGTCCAACCGTGAATGGTTACGGGAGGCTTGGGGCCAAAACGAGCGTGGTGAATGGCCATCGGACAACTTTCTGATCCGCGGCACTCGCTTCAATACCGGTGTGTTGTTGCGACGAATGCTCGATCTTGGCGCCGATGCAGTTGGCGACCCGACCCAGGCACATATGGTTGCCATCGACGCCCGGGCTCCGCTTTACGACGGCGGTATATGTACCCGCATCGACTGCGTGTCCCTGGGCGTGGTTGTCAACCGCGATGGCGAACGGTTTTACGATGAGGGTGAGGATTTCTGGCCCAAGCGTTATGCGATTTGGGGCCGTCTGGTTGCAGGACAACCCAACCAGCAGGCCTACTCGATTATCGACCAACAGGCGCTTGGCCGCTTCATGCCGCCGGTGTTCCCCGGAACCACAGCCCGGACGTTGCCAGAACTTGCTCGCCTGTTGAACTTGCCGCAAACGCAGTTCGTTAAAACCATCGAAGACTACAACAACGCTTGCCATGTCGGCACGTTCGACCACACCACGCTCGACGACTGCCATACCGAAGGGCTTATTCCCGCCAAGACTCACTGGGCAAGGCCGCTCACCAAACCACCCTACTACGCCTACCCCCTCAAGCCAGGTGTCACCTTTACCTATCTCGGCTTGGCGACCGACGAAACGGCCGCCGTGCACTTTGATGGCAAGGCCAGCCCGAACCTGTTTGTCGCCGGAGAAATGATGGCTGGCAACGTACTAGGCAAGGGTTATACCGCGGGTATTGGCATGGCCATCGGTACCGCCTTCGGACGAATCGCCGGCGTACAGGCCGCGCTTTGTGCGGGGTTTGGCCTTTCTCCTGTGAAATCGGAGCTTCAACATGCAGCTGTTTGATCCCCAGGTATCCA of Pseudomonas fluorescens contains these proteins:
- a CDS encoding acetate--CoA ligase family protein; amino-acid sequence: MNNYKNLLEPRSIAVVGVSEDAGRPGSQAVRALMSNGYTGAIYPVNPKYETFEGLKCYGSVADIEGDVDLVVVGVPAQGVLAVLESSAQKKVPFAVVLSGGFRESGPEGILREEKMLAIARAAGMRIIGPNCLGFANIHSRVYAAFGSITREPKLEKGSVSLVTQSGGFGYSIALACAEAGIGFRHVIATGNESDVNTVQLIEALLDDDETHTIVAYIEGTNDGRALLEIGRKATARGKPILLWKGGVTEQGALAAASHTASMTGVYDFYRALFKQTGIVEIREIHEAVDFLKALESKKYPDNGGVAVMGVSGGSAIVFADAGEPEGLTLCELGNDTQQKLLAVVPNIGAVHNPIDLTAGYFSAANAQKLEAAVSATLEDPAVGSLCINLATTGASGSLAAAQVLARIAASASKPILVFSSAPSVQVAEALRVFADAGIPVLPSPSRAAKAIAMLMRFKRTQSRILQMQEDEGLKVERASVPLSTAVGSRASLSEVESKEMLRSIGIPVTTDLIVKGFDTALFDKVKAPLVVKIVSADIAHKTEIGGVKVGIRTAQELESAIEQVLASAQRHVPAAHIEGVLVSEMVTGGFELIAGVVKDPSFGPVVVVGAGGIYAEVLKDSACRIAPFGLPTAMEMLDELQCSVIMNGVRGAPPLDVDAVARALVALSQFAWQQRSDIAEIDINPMFVLPHGVIAADALIVRG
- a CDS encoding enoyl-CoA hydratase/isomerase family protein — its product is MDELASELTVERHESLLWITLNRAAKANAMTVDMMERMTAALQAATDDPQINAVMLTGSGERVFCAGVDIREQPADGDTARQRERRSLALAALQDAVMDCPKPVVTVLNGTATGGGAMLALLADACVAVDTAKLSLPEIDLGIATFSGANILEVIGGRALALDLIQSGRAMKATEALARGLVREVALRDELHLKASALGQALGAKNPRTFAENKRWLNRSLRAALLQARDEHARHRALAQAEQ
- the tcuA gene encoding FAD-dependent tricarballylate dehydrogenase TcuA, coding for MVDVLVIGGGNAALCAALMAREAGASVMLLEGSPKVWRGGNSQHTRNLRCMHDAPQDVLVDAYPEEEYWQDLLKVTGGLTNEKLARIAIRASSSCRDWMRSHGVHFQPPLSGALHVARTNAFFMGGGKALVNAYFRSAERLGVKIRYDAQVTDIELENGAFVAAHLAERMIGGQRFPAERIEARACVLAAGGFESNREWLREAWGQNERGEWPSDNFLIRGTRFNTGVLLRRMLDLGADAVGDPTQAHMVAIDARAPLYDGGICTRIDCVSLGVVVNRDGERFYDEGEDFWPKRYAIWGRLVAGQPNQQAYSIIDQQALGRFMPPVFPGTTARTLPELARLLNLPQTQFVKTIEDYNNACHVGTFDHTTLDDCHTEGLIPAKTHWARPLTKPPYYAYPLKPGVTFTYLGLATDETAAVHFDGKASPNLFVAGEMMAGNVLGKGYTAGIGMAIGTAFGRIAGVQAALCAGFGLSPVKSELQHAAV
- a CDS encoding SMP-30/gluconolactonase/LRE family protein, whose translation is MSIGVTFNFKRLVAPISGAPPSRLFATTALPTLTQLDMPAPHTAINATSIHVCRKRSDRKSTSAHGALKKLQLRSLLACLALGAASVATGAYAGPLPPSSALAYDKQTQGPVPIPVSERGLPTVTAQTWFKASNEGRILEGAIFDREGNLLFCDVSGKRVLRLSPTKQLSIVATIENLSPGGLAFHPDGRLFIAALDLNRNLGAIFAVKPDGTGMQTIIAQDTGFMPNDLAFNKQGGFYFSDFKGISTEPKGGIYYVSPDLSPPVVVLPHLSMANGVTLSPDGKTLWATEFGRNLLHRIDLANATTIATISSSIPYRFTGPSPDSMRVDADGNVYVAIYGQGRVMVFNQIGIPIGQVLLPGREQGHNLLSTSLAIDPHTNTLYSVTSDGDKGQGATIFHAKVFTHGLPPASFK
- a CDS encoding pyrroloquinoline quinone-dependent dehydrogenase yields the protein MTPIGAEPDSLNAKRDTTKASRWVCRIFAIVLLMLGLALSIGGIILVADAGSAYYLITGLAFITSAVLLWRGDARGIWVYAAMLVWTTAWSLWEVGFNGWQLAPRLIGPFVLGAVLLLPHFTRLKPAPSTRKLPRGWPSFAGGLVAAIALGSVSHAFGPDAPDFPMLRRGVQSQAPAKLPQPLANNERTDWQAYGNDQGGTRFSPLADIDTTNVSKLVKVWEADMAPVNGDLNAIEGTPIMMGSSLYACDGNNGIHAFDAETGKELWRRDISNGVPQSGKPCRGVAYYKVPDANGFCSERIYAPSHNPTLVALDAKTGEYCPGFGNNGAVDLTKGVAPYPHGLFYVSSAPQVIRGKIVVGGGIPDGQYWGGPSGVIRAFDAVTGELAWAFDAGAPNRLGLPPEGQYYTPSTPNSWAPISADEKLGLVYLPVGNATPDAYGGQRRPYDEDISSAVIALDAETGRLRWKFQATHHDIWDYDVASQPTLLNWPTAKGMRPALIQPTKRGEIFVLDRETGEPIKAVEEQPVPQRDIAKGEWLSPTQPASVELPAFRGPQLREKDMWGATPIDQMVCRIMFKQSRYEGQFTPITLDKNVLIDPGSMGGVNWNGISLDVDRGLMIVNWTQVPDRIELVTREEATQRNFRIAPGLDAGGQAEQPMLDTPYGAYRVNFLSQLGIPCNAPPWGLIGAVDLVSGKLIWSKPFGSPRDIGPFGLPTLVSIPIGTPTAGGAVTTRGGLVFIGGAAEHTFRALDAATGRELWSSRLATSANATPMTYRSPVSGRQFVVVAEGGRPHYRTKPGSKLVAFAIPDSK
- a CDS encoding CDP-6-deoxy-delta-3,4-glucoseen reductase translates to MNDSLSATLTHRVNVKPIDRTFEVQQDDTILAAALKSGCQLPYSCQNGICGTCRAKVLDGVVDHAESSMAILSNEDRQQGYALLCQAKALTALTIACEVVEATQDIPIRRLVSRVDRLERLAEDVMRIRLRLPAKESFRFLPGQYINVVMPGGIRRSLSLANVPDDNVLELHLRNYGGPFSQHVFNVMKENDLVRLEGPLGTFFVREDSNKPMVFVASGTGFAPIKAMIERELEKASSREITLYWGGRRASDLYLSSVAEAWTKSHNVTFIPVLSEAHPDDLWEGRVGFVHRAVMEDYEDLSQHQVYACGAPVVVQSARQDFVALRKLPEEEFFADMFVSGQKTPQ